The following coding sequences are from one Mustela lutreola isolate mMusLut2 chromosome 5, mMusLut2.pri, whole genome shotgun sequence window:
- the CKMT2 gene encoding creatine kinase S-type, mitochondrial, whose product MASAFSKLLTGRNASLLLATMGTSALTTGYLLNRQNVRAEAREQHRLFPPSADYPDLRKHNNCMAECLTPAIYAKLRNKATPNGYTLDQCIQTGVDNPGHPFIKTVGMVAGDEESYEVFADLFDPVIKLRHNGYDPRVMKHPTDLDASKITHGQFDERYVLSSRVRTGRSIRGLSLPPACSRAERREVENVAITALEGLKGDLAGRYYRLSEMTEQDQQRLIDDHFLFDKPVSPLLTCAGMARDWPDARGIWHNYDKTFLIWINEEDHTRVISMEKGGNMKRVFERFCRGLKEVERLIQARGWEFMWNERLGYILTCPSNLGTGLRAGVHVRIPKLSKDPRFSKILENLRLQKRGTGGVDTAAVADVYDISNIDRIGRSEVELVQIVIDGVNYLVDCEKKLERGQDIKVPPPLPQFGRK is encoded by the exons ATGGCCAGTGCCTTCTCGAAGTTGCTCACTGGCCGCAATGCTTCTCTGTTACTTGCTACCATGGGCACCAGTGCCCTAACCACTGGGTATCTGCTGAACCGGCAGAACGTGCGGGCCGAGGCTCGGGAGCAACATAGGCTGTTCCCGCCCAG CGCAGACTACCCTGATCTGCGAAAGCACAACAACTGCATGGCCGAGTGCCTCACCCCGGCCATCTATGCCAAGCTCCGCAACAAGGCGACGCCCAACGGCTACACCCTGGACCAGTGTATCCAGACTGGAGTGGACAACCCTGGCCACCCCTTCATCAAGACTGTGGGCATGGTGGCTGGTGACGAGGAGTCGTATGAG GTGTTTGCTGACCTTTTTGATCCTGTCATCAAACTAAGGCACAATGGCTATGACCCCAGGGTGATGAAGCACCCCACGGATCTGGACGCATCCAAG ATCACCCATGGGCAGTTTGATGAGCGTTACGTGCTGTCCTCTCGGGTGCGCACAGGCCGCAGCATCCGCGGGCTGAGCCTGCCACCTGCCTGCAGCCGGGCTGAGCGAAGGGAGGTGGAGAACGTGGCCATCACAGCCCTGGAGGGCCTCAAAGGGGACCTGGCAGGCCGCTACTACAGGCTGTCCGAGATGACTGAGCAAGACCAGCAGCGGCTCATAGAT GACCACTTTCTATTTGATAAGCCAGTATCCCCCTTACTAACATGTGCTGGGATGGCCCGTGACTGGCCAGATGCCAGGGGAATCTG GCATAATTATGACAAGACCTTTCTCATCTGGATTAATGAGGAAGACCACACCAGGGTAATCTCTATGGAAAAAGGAGGCAATATGAAAAGAGTATTTGAGCGATTCTGTCGTGGACTGAAAGAG GTGGAACGCTTAATCCAAGCGCGAGGCTGGGAGTTCATGTGGAATGAGCGACTAGGATATATTCTGACCTGCCCTTCGAACCTTGGCACAGGATTACGGGCTGGTGTCCACGTTAGGATCCCAAAGCTCAGCAAG GATCCACGCTTCTCTAAGATCCTGGAAAACCTGAGACTCCAGAAGCGTGGCACGGGTGGTGTGGACACAGCAGCGGTGGCGGATGTATATGATATTTCCAACATAGATCGAATTGGTCGATCAGAG GTTGAGCTTGTTCAGATAGTCATCGATGGAGTCAACTACCTCGTGGATTGTGAAAAGAAGCTGGAGAGAGGCCAAGATATTAAGGTCCCACCACCTCTGCCTCAGTTTGGCAGGAAGTga